In one window of Chiloscyllium plagiosum isolate BGI_BamShark_2017 chromosome 44, ASM401019v2, whole genome shotgun sequence DNA:
- the LOC122543472 gene encoding zinc finger protein 665-like, with translation MNENNTDPGGEKPYTCAVCFRSFSQSAGLLRHKWSCDGEKQCKCGDCGKGFNYLSELETHQRSHTGERPFPCAECGKGFTRTSELLRHQRVHTDERPFKCSDCGKFYKSSGELTSHQFVHTDETPFRCSQCGTGFRKLDYLHRHQRIHGERPFPCPECGKGFTNTSRLLIHQRVHTGERPFTCSECGKGFTQSSHLLEHRRVHTDDRPFKCPDCSKCFKSSGELISHQRIHTDERPFRCSHCGTGFRQSSQLTAHQRVHTGERPYSCPKCGKGFTHSSHLLTHQRVHTGEKPFACSVCGKRFSHSSTLLTHQRVHTGERPFTCTKCGIGFTQLSALQTHQRVHSGERPFKCPDCGKCYKSSQGLTSHQSVHTGEWPFACSECGKGFSQLSGLVTHQQVHTGERPFTCTICGKGFTRSSNLLRHRGVHKSLQ, from the coding sequence ATGAATGAAAACAACACGGACCCCGGTGGGGAGAAACCATACACATGCGCTGTGTGTTTCCGAAGTTTCAGCCAATCGGCTGGCCTGTTAAGACACAAGTGGAGCTGCGATGGAGAGAAGCAGTGCAAATGCGgagactgtgggaagggattcaattacctgTCTGAGTTGGAAACTCATCAAcgcagtcacaccggggagaggccgttccccTGCGCTgaatgtgggaaaggattcactcggACCTCCGAACTGCTGAGGCATCAACGGGTCCACACTGAcgagagaccttttaaatgctCGGATTGTGGAAAGTTCTACAAAAGCTCTGGGGAGCTGACCTCCCATCAATTTGTTCACACCGACGAGACGCCGTTCAGATgttctcagtgtgggactgggttcAGAAAATTGGATTACCTTCACCGACACCAGCGCATTCacggggagaggccgttccccTGCCCTGAATGTGGCAAGGGATTCACTAACACATCCCGCCTGCTCATACACCAgcgtgtccacactggggagagaccattcacctgctctgagtgtgggaagggtttCACTCAGTCTTCTCACCTTCTGGAACACCGTCGAGTTCACACCGATGACAGACCTTTTAAATGTCCAGACTGCAGCAAGTGCTTTAAAAGTTCCGGGGAACTAATATCCCACCAACGTATTCACACTGACGAGAGACCGTTCAGGTGCTCTCACTGCGGGACTGGCTTCAGGCAATCATCTCAACTCACTGCCCACCAGCGAgtccacactggagagaggccGTACAGCTGTCccaagtgtgggaagggattcactcactcatcccacctgctgacacaccagcgagttcacaccggggagaaaccATTCGCCTGCTCTGTGTGTGGAAAGCGATTCAGTCACTCGTCCACCCTGCTGACGCACCAGCGAgtacacactggggagaggcctttCACCTGCACCAAGTGCGGGATTGGATTCACTCAGTTATCTGCCCTGCAGACCCACCAACGGGTTCACAGTGGCGAGAGGCCTTTCAAATGTCCCGATTGTGGGAAGTGTTATAAAAGTTCCCAGGGGCTGACATCCCACCAAAGTGTTCACACGGGGGAGTGGCCCTTCGCCtgctccgagtgtgggaagggcttcagtCAGCTTTCCGGCCTGGtgacacaccagcaggttcacactggggagagaccattcacttgcACCATTTGTGGAAAGGGATTCACCCGATCGTCCAACTTACTGAGGCACCGAGGAGTTCACAAGTCACTGCAGTGA